CCCACGAGTTCACGTCGGAAGAGGCACGCCGTGCCGGCTCGATGAGCCACAAGAACGACGGCGGCAGCCAGCAGAGCCAGGGCGGCGGCAGCCAGCAGAGCGGCAACAGCACCCGCGGCGGCACGCCGGAGCAGCATGCCAAGGCCGGCTCGCAGAGTCACAAGAACGACAACAAACGCTGATCCAGGCGTCTTGTCGACCGCAAACCGCTGGCTACGGCCGGCGGTTTTTTTATTTTCGTGACGCGTCCTGAAAATCCGTTCGTGCGCTGCCGCCATCGCATTGACGAGTGCGCCTTATCTTCGTGCACATCCAATTGTGCGGGGCAAAACGGTCGAGGGGTGATATATTTTTGGCACTATATTTCACATTCCTATTGTTCTGTAACCGTAAGTCATTACGGCATTTACCGCGGAACTGTGGGTCCGCCGCGACGGCAGAGATCACTATCGAACAGGATTAACGAATGAAAAAAAATATCGCCATTGTCGGTGCTGGATTTTCCGGAGCTGTCATCGCCAACCAGTTGGCCCACGCAGGCTACAACGTCGAGATCTTCGAGGCGCGCGACCATATCGCGGGCAATTGCCATTCGGAACGTGACAGCGAAACCGGGGTCATGGTCCACGTCTATGGTCCGCACATTTTTCACACCGATAACGAACGGGCTTGGGAATTCGTGAACCGCTTCGCCGAGTTCAAGCCCTATGTGAATCGCGTGAAGGCGATCACGAACAATCGCGTGTTCACCCTGCCGATCAACCTGCTGACGATCAACCAGTTCTTCGGCAAGACGTTCCGCCCGGCGGAAGCGCAGGCATTCATCCAGTCGCTGGGCGACAAATCGATCGAGAACCCGACGACGTTCGAGGAACAGGCGCTGCGCTTCGTCGGCCGCGAGCTGTACGAAGCGTTCTTCAAGACCTATACCATGAAGCAGTGGGGCCTGCATCCGAGCGAACTGCCGGCGAGCATCCTGAAACGCCTGCCCGTGCGCTTCAATTACGACGACAACTACTTCAACCACAAATACCAGGGCA
This genomic stretch from Massilia putida harbors:
- a CDS encoding KGG domain-containing protein; translation: MASNNQQGGNKGNNQSGDTSNRGFASMDPQKQREIASEGGKAAHASGNAHEFTSEEARRAGSMSHKNDGGSQQSQGGGSQQSGNSTRGGTPEQHAKAGSQSHKNDNKR